From a single Paenibacillus sp. FSL W8-0426 genomic region:
- a CDS encoding carboxylesterase family protein, whose amino-acid sequence MLRTVTVENGQIQGLPAADPRITSFKGIPFAAPPVGENRWRAPQPAPDWDGVLQAFDFAPISMQAPTVIDDNNIYTREWAVDPDLPMNEDCLYLNVWTPAKRADEKLPVFVWYFGGGLQVGHTAEMEFDGERIARRGIVVVTVNYRLNAFGFLCHPEISAESPEAPANFGHLDQQAGTQWVKRNIAAFGGDPDQITIGGQSAGGGSVLSQMTSPQNKGLFHRAVIMSGMATELYPNVRVPAVRGTLRDAEQEGVAFFRFLGVSSLAEARQLDAEYLRDKALEYKGFWGTVIDEQFCAGDPFTRFIQHQREPVPVMLGHTSSEFWTRPAVSSLDELKQMAAERFGEDAPAFLQRCEADTGDLEHALQMASVRMIEHAIQLAIRSNSGDPSETPLYYYNFDAEIPGWDQPGTFHSVDLWFFFETLAKCWRPFTGKHYDLARQMCNYLSHFIATGNPNGPDSTGKPLPYWIPASVQQPYRMEFDEQARLQRAEPEPVLELVIEHYFKKQNEPVL is encoded by the coding sequence TTGCTTAGAACGGTTACAGTAGAAAATGGTCAAATTCAGGGGCTGCCCGCCGCAGATCCGCGTATAACCAGCTTTAAAGGCATCCCGTTCGCAGCCCCTCCGGTAGGTGAGAATCGGTGGCGCGCTCCGCAGCCTGCGCCCGACTGGGATGGGGTGCTGCAAGCTTTTGATTTTGCGCCGATCTCCATGCAAGCCCCAACGGTCATTGACGATAACAACATATACACCCGGGAATGGGCTGTTGATCCGGATCTGCCGATGAATGAGGACTGCCTGTATCTGAACGTCTGGACACCCGCCAAACGGGCCGATGAGAAGCTGCCTGTGTTTGTCTGGTATTTTGGCGGAGGACTTCAAGTTGGTCACACCGCCGAAATGGAGTTTGACGGTGAACGTATTGCCCGCAGAGGTATTGTTGTGGTTACCGTCAACTACAGGCTTAATGCGTTTGGCTTCCTGTGCCATCCCGAAATCAGTGCCGAATCCCCGGAAGCTCCGGCCAACTTCGGACATCTGGATCAACAGGCAGGCACGCAGTGGGTGAAACGCAACATTGCCGCCTTTGGCGGGGATCCGGATCAGATCACGATTGGCGGACAGTCTGCGGGAGGCGGCAGTGTACTCAGCCAGATGACCTCCCCGCAAAATAAAGGGTTGTTCCATCGGGCTGTCATTATGAGCGGCATGGCGACCGAGCTGTACCCGAATGTACGTGTACCCGCAGTTCGCGGCACACTGCGTGACGCCGAGCAGGAAGGTGTTGCATTTTTCCGCTTCCTGGGAGTATCCTCGCTGGCTGAAGCAAGGCAGCTGGATGCCGAATACCTGCGTGACAAAGCATTGGAATACAAAGGCTTCTGGGGAACCGTTATCGATGAACAGTTCTGTGCAGGCGATCCGTTCACCCGCTTCATTCAGCATCAACGCGAACCCGTTCCCGTGATGCTCGGGCACACGTCTTCCGAGTTCTGGACCCGGCCTGCGGTAAGCAGCCTGGACGAACTGAAACAGATGGCTGCCGAACGTTTTGGCGAGGATGCCCCGGCCTTTTTGCAGCGCTGCGAAGCCGACACCGGTGACTTGGAACATGCCCTGCAGATGGCTTCAGTCCGCATGATCGAACATGCCATCCAGCTGGCGATTCGATCGAACAGCGGGGACCCGTCCGAGACACCGCTCTATTATTATAACTTCGACGCGGAGATTCCAGGTTGGGATCAGCCAGGCACCTTCCATTCTGTCGATTTGTGGTTTTTCTTCGAAACACTCGCCAAATGCTGGCGGCCTTTCACTGGTAAACATTATGATCTGGCGCGCCAGATGTGTAACTATCTATCCCATTTCATCGCGACAGGTAACCCGAATGGTCCGGATTCCACCGGCAAACCTCTGCCCTATTGGATTCCGGCCAGCGTACAACAGCCTTATCGCATGGAATTTGATGAACAGGCCCGGTTACAGCGTGCTGAGCCTGAGCCTGTGCTCGAATTGGTCATTGAGCATTATTTCAAAAAGCAAAATGAGCCTGTTTTGTAA
- a CDS encoding ABC transporter permease subunit: protein MEINTQFPTLPASKAGRRTSLWKRFKKQKVLHLFVGLGMIFLLIFSYTPMFGILMAFKDYRISDGIKGIFTSEWVGFKYFNEFIHDYQFGNIVRNTLVLSFLKVIFAFPAPILFAIMLNEVKNMGFKRFVQTISYLPHFISWVVVVGVSYAFLSADVGMVNRALMESGLIDKPLNILTSPNYFWGFAVGSAIWKEMGWWTIIFLAAITGINPSLYEAAEIDGAGRLARIRHITLPGMKGTIVVVLVLTIGSILGGGLVGSNFEQAYLFGNSINNPTSEIVQTYAFKVGLSDGRFSYAAAIDFIQSVISVILIFSSNYIAKRVSGSSLF, encoded by the coding sequence ATGGAGATAAATACACAATTCCCAACCCTTCCCGCTTCTAAAGCAGGAAGGCGTACGTCTTTATGGAAGCGTTTCAAAAAACAAAAGGTGCTGCATCTTTTTGTCGGACTCGGCATGATATTCCTGCTGATATTCTCCTATACGCCGATGTTCGGTATCCTGATGGCTTTTAAGGATTACAGAATTTCGGACGGGATCAAAGGGATTTTCACAAGCGAGTGGGTCGGATTCAAATACTTCAATGAATTTATTCATGATTATCAGTTTGGGAATATTGTTCGAAATACGCTGGTATTAAGCTTCTTGAAGGTCATTTTTGCTTTTCCGGCGCCGATCCTTTTTGCAATCATGCTGAACGAAGTGAAAAACATGGGCTTCAAACGTTTCGTTCAGACGATCAGTTACCTGCCTCATTTTATTTCATGGGTTGTGGTGGTGGGTGTCTCTTACGCTTTCCTGTCAGCAGATGTAGGCATGGTCAACAGAGCTTTGATGGAATCCGGCCTAATCGACAAGCCGTTAAATATTTTAACGAGTCCCAACTACTTCTGGGGATTTGCCGTGGGCAGTGCCATCTGGAAGGAGATGGGCTGGTGGACCATCATTTTCCTGGCGGCCATTACCGGGATCAACCCGTCGCTTTATGAGGCTGCCGAGATAGATGGGGCGGGGAGACTGGCAAGGATCCGCCACATCACCTTACCGGGAATGAAAGGGACAATTGTTGTTGTCCTCGTTCTGACGATCGGAAGCATACTTGGCGGTGGACTGGTCGGTTCCAATTTTGAGCAGGCCTATTTGTTCGGGAACAGCATCAACAACCCCACCTCGGAGATCGTTCAAACCTATGCTTTTAAAGTCGGCTTAAGTGACGGACGTTTCTCTTATGCGGCGGCTATTGATTTCATTCAGTCCGTGATCTCCGTAATCCTGATATTTAGCAGCAATTACATCGCCAAACGGGTGTCGGGTTCAAGTTTATTCTAG
- a CDS encoding glycoside hydrolase family 27 protein has product MSNHSLTGFAPALGWNSWNTFTWDINEQLIRDVADVFVSEGYLAAGYEYIVIDDCWSLKERDADGSLVADPEKFPSGMKALADYIHDKGLKFGMYSCVGTHTCAGYPGSFEHEFQDAALFAEWGVDYLKYDYCFKPRHISGELLYKRMSLALKNCGRDILFSACNWGEDNVYDWIRESGAHMYRSTGDIRDNWESVKELALSQLGKQSYTGSFCHNDMDMLIVGMYGGSNNDFIGTIGGCNDIEYKTHFSLWSMMGSPLMIGCDVRKANQATKDILLNPDLLAINQDAEARGAYRIKPEPQWFHTDDVFMLVKVLTDGDLAIGFFNLSDSQRELSLQFWDMGLPYAAGYALSLYDCWEHKELGIFRERYAPVVGAHDCLVVRAKLVK; this is encoded by the coding sequence ATGAGCAACCATTCGTTAACAGGATTCGCCCCTGCGCTGGGCTGGAATTCATGGAATACCTTCACATGGGATATCAATGAGCAATTAATCCGGGACGTCGCTGACGTATTTGTGTCGGAGGGTTACCTGGCAGCAGGATACGAATACATCGTCATCGACGATTGTTGGAGCTTGAAGGAGCGGGATGCTGACGGCAGCTTGGTCGCTGATCCCGAGAAATTCCCGAGTGGAATGAAGGCGCTTGCAGATTATATCCATGATAAAGGCCTGAAGTTCGGCATGTATTCCTGTGTCGGTACACATACTTGTGCGGGTTATCCAGGCAGCTTCGAGCATGAATTTCAGGATGCAGCGCTGTTTGCCGAGTGGGGTGTGGATTACTTAAAATATGACTACTGTTTCAAGCCGCGTCATATCTCTGGCGAACTGTTGTACAAGCGTATGAGCCTTGCGCTCAAAAACTGCGGACGGGATATCCTGTTCTCTGCCTGCAACTGGGGTGAGGACAACGTATATGACTGGATTCGTGAATCAGGGGCTCATATGTATCGCTCCACCGGCGACATTCGCGACAACTGGGAATCGGTCAAGGAGCTGGCTCTTTCTCAGCTCGGCAAACAAAGCTACACCGGCTCCTTCTGCCATAATGACATGGACATGCTCATCGTTGGCATGTACGGAGGAAGCAATAACGACTTTATCGGAACGATTGGCGGCTGTAACGATATTGAATACAAAACCCACTTCTCTCTCTGGTCCATGATGGGTTCGCCGCTCATGATTGGATGCGATGTACGCAAAGCCAATCAGGCCACCAAGGATATATTGTTGAATCCGGACCTGCTTGCCATCAACCAGGACGCGGAGGCACGCGGAGCTTATCGCATCAAACCCGAGCCGCAGTGGTTCCACACAGACGATGTATTCATGCTGGTGAAGGTGCTGACAGACGGAGATCTCGCCATCGGCTTCTTTAACCTGAGCGACAGTCAGCGCGAGCTGTCCCTTCAATTCTGGGATATGGGGCTGCCTTACGCCGCCGGTTATGCCCTGTCACTCTACGATTGCTGGGAGCACAAGGAGCTGGGTATATTCCGCGAGCGTTATGCACCCGTTGTCGGGGCCCATGATTGTCTCGTCGTCCGGGCCAAATTGGTGAAGTAA
- a CDS encoding AraC family transcriptional regulator: MGSLWRDRSRASHVYFISGGHKPCNTHQWGPGVRDVYALHYIIRGQGTLETGGRRFRLSAGESFMIFPQKEIYYYPDPDDPWEYVWVEFSGQDASQILELTQLSISQPVASAAPETLEPWFHLAWNAGASASEVLRADARLHLLLSYYMEYFPSERQDEPKDYVWLARRYIEQNYWKPSLTVAEIVQAVNLERSYLFRRFKEATGESVSAYIMSCRIRRACELLKTSGLTVQSVAYSVGYNDPLYFSKVFKKATSYTPSAYMMLHQKDTCR; this comes from the coding sequence TTGGGCTCATTGTGGAGAGACAGAAGCAGGGCCAGTCATGTTTACTTTATCAGCGGCGGACATAAGCCGTGTAACACCCATCAATGGGGACCGGGGGTGCGTGACGTCTATGCGCTGCATTATATTATTCGGGGGCAAGGAACACTGGAGACAGGGGGCCGACGTTTTCGACTGAGCGCCGGGGAGAGTTTTATGATTTTTCCGCAAAAGGAAATCTATTATTACCCAGACCCCGACGATCCGTGGGAGTACGTGTGGGTCGAGTTCAGCGGGCAGGACGCCTCGCAGATATTGGAATTGACCCAACTTTCGATATCGCAGCCTGTTGCATCAGCTGCGCCAGAGACGCTGGAGCCTTGGTTTCATCTGGCCTGGAATGCGGGTGCATCGGCAAGTGAAGTGCTGCGGGCAGATGCACGCTTGCACCTGCTGCTGTCCTATTACATGGAATACTTTCCAAGCGAGCGGCAGGACGAACCCAAAGATTACGTATGGCTGGCGAGAAGATATATTGAGCAAAATTACTGGAAGCCGTCCTTGACTGTTGCCGAGATTGTGCAGGCCGTGAATCTGGAGCGCAGTTACCTGTTTCGGCGATTTAAAGAAGCTACAGGCGAATCGGTATCGGCGTACATCATGTCATGCCGCATCCGGCGCGCCTGCGAGCTGTTGAAAACATCCGGCTTAACCGTTCAATCCGTGGCCTATTCGGTCGGTTATAATGACCCGCTTTATTTTTCCAAAGTATTCAAGAAAGCAACATCATATACGCCCTCAGCATACATGATGCTGCATCAGAAAGACACCTGTCGATAA